One genomic window of Geoanaerobacter pelophilus includes the following:
- a CDS encoding acyl carrier protein: MIYLDDLNDIFKHFFGDDSLAITRATTAEDVEDWDSLTHMNLVLFLEKQFKIKFTFEGLQSLHSVGSMLDLINIKTAQ, encoded by the coding sequence ATGATTTATTTAGATGATTTAAATGATATTTTCAAGCACTTTTTCGGCGACGATTCCCTCGCCATTACCCGTGCAACTACAGCTGAGGACGTAGAAGATTGGGATTCTCTGACTCACATGAATCTGGTTTTGTTTCTTGAAAAGCAATTCAAAATCAAATTTACCTTTGAGGGGTTGCAGAGTCTACATAGCGTAGGTTCCATGCTGGACCTTATAAATATCAAAACAGCCCAATAA